A DNA window from Bradyrhizobium sp. CCBAU 53421 contains the following coding sequences:
- a CDS encoding glutathione S-transferase family protein gives MKIHGDANSGNCLKVKWVCDKLALPYTWVEIDTMKGGSRTAEFLKLNGWGQVPTVELDDGRTLAQSNAIIRYLARGSDLIPGDPYRAAQMDAWMFWEQNSHEPYVAVCRFQTVYLGKAVSEIDPNLIKRGYVALDHLERLLAGTKFLVGDAFSLADVSLLAYTRVAEDGGLALARYPVIRRWIADAEHVLGLPPVR, from the coding sequence ATGAAAATCCACGGCGACGCCAATTCAGGCAATTGCCTGAAGGTGAAATGGGTGTGCGACAAGTTGGCGCTGCCGTACACATGGGTCGAGATCGACACCATGAAGGGCGGCAGCCGGACCGCGGAATTCCTCAAGCTGAATGGTTGGGGCCAGGTGCCGACGGTCGAGCTGGATGACGGCCGCACGCTCGCGCAATCCAACGCCATCATCCGCTACCTCGCGCGCGGCAGCGATCTGATCCCCGGCGATCCCTATCGCGCGGCGCAGATGGATGCCTGGATGTTCTGGGAGCAGAACAGCCATGAACCCTATGTCGCCGTCTGCCGCTTCCAGACCGTGTATCTCGGCAAGGCGGTGTCGGAGATCGATCCGAATCTCATCAAGCGCGGCTACGTGGCGCTCGATCATCTGGAGCGGCTTCTTGCCGGCACAAAATTCCTGGTCGGCGATGCGTTCTCGCTGGCCGACGTCTCGCTGCTTGCCTATACGCGCGTCGCTGAGGATGGCGGCCTCGCGCTCGCGCGCTATCCCGTGATCCGCCGCTGGATCGCCGATGCCGAGCACGTGCTCGGCCTGCCGCCGGTGCGCTGA
- a CDS encoding GNAT family N-acetyltransferase, whose product MTEASSITIRRARREDVAAIVGMLADDPLGSARERIEDPLPQTYYDAFARVERDPNLQLVVAVDGEGAVVGCLQLAVLPGISSQGSSRGLLEDVRVAKHCRSRGIGEQLVQWAVAEASAQGCMLVELLTHHTRVDAQRFYEQRLGFTRSHVGMTLRF is encoded by the coding sequence ATGACTGAAGCCTCGTCGATCACGATCCGCCGCGCCCGCCGCGAGGATGTCGCCGCCATCGTCGGCATGCTGGCGGATGATCCGCTCGGCAGTGCGCGCGAGCGGATCGAGGACCCGCTGCCGCAAACCTATTACGACGCCTTCGCGCGGGTCGAGCGGGATCCGAACCTGCAGCTCGTCGTCGCGGTCGACGGGGAGGGCGCCGTCGTCGGCTGTCTGCAGCTTGCGGTTCTGCCGGGGATCAGCTCGCAGGGCTCTTCGCGCGGCCTGCTCGAGGACGTCCGCGTCGCAAAGCACTGCCGCAGCCGCGGCATCGGCGAGCAGCTCGTGCAATGGGCGGTCGCGGAGGCGAGCGCGCAAGGCTGCATGCTCGTCGAGCTCTTGACGCACCACACGCGCGTCGATGCGCAGCGCTTCTATGAACAACGGCTCGGATTCACGCGCAGCCATGTCGGCATGACGCTGCGCTTTTGA
- a CDS encoding phosphoserine transaminase, protein MTAAKPASRPNVPHFSSGPCAKRPGWNPNNLKDAALGRSHRAKVGKAKLKLAIELTREVLEVPADYKIGIVPASDTGAVEMALWSLLGARPVTTLAWESFGEGWVSDIVKELKLKDVTKLNAAYGEIPDLAKVDPKSDIVFTWNGTTSGVRVPNADWISATREGLTICDATSAAFAQPLDFAKLDVVTFSWQKALGGEAAHGMLILSPRAVERLETYKPAWPLPKIFRLTKGGKLNQGIFEGETINTPSMLCVEDYLDALNWAKSIGGLKALIARADANTKALADWKARTPWIDFLAKDPAIRSNTSVCLKFTDPAITSLPSDAQADFCKKLVALVEKENAGFDFAYYRDAPAGLRIWCGATVEAKDVELLTQWIDWAFAETKAALPKAA, encoded by the coding sequence ATGACTGCAGCGAAGCCCGCTTCGCGGCCCAATGTGCCGCATTTCTCCTCCGGCCCCTGCGCCAAGCGCCCCGGCTGGAATCCCAACAATCTCAAGGACGCCGCCCTCGGCCGCTCGCACCGTGCGAAGGTCGGCAAGGCCAAGCTCAAGCTCGCGATCGAACTGACGCGCGAAGTGCTTGAGGTGCCGGCCGACTACAAGATCGGCATCGTGCCGGCGTCGGACACCGGCGCGGTCGAGATGGCGCTGTGGTCGCTGCTCGGTGCGCGGCCCGTCACCACGCTCGCCTGGGAATCCTTCGGCGAGGGCTGGGTCAGCGACATCGTCAAGGAATTGAAGCTGAAGGACGTCACCAAGCTCAACGCGGCTTACGGTGAAATCCCCGATCTCGCCAAGGTCGATCCGAAGTCGGATATCGTCTTCACCTGGAACGGCACCACGTCAGGTGTGCGCGTGCCGAACGCCGACTGGATCAGCGCAACCCGTGAAGGCCTCACGATTTGCGATGCGACCTCGGCCGCCTTCGCGCAGCCGCTCGATTTCGCCAAGCTCGACGTCGTCACCTTCTCCTGGCAGAAGGCGCTCGGCGGCGAGGCGGCGCACGGCATGCTGATCCTCAGCCCACGTGCAGTGGAGCGGCTCGAGACCTACAAGCCGGCCTGGCCGCTGCCGAAGATCTTCCGCCTCACCAAGGGCGGCAAGCTCAACCAGGGCATCTTCGAAGGCGAGACCATCAACACGCCGTCGATGCTCTGCGTCGAGGACTATCTCGACGCGCTGAACTGGGCGAAGTCGATCGGCGGCCTCAAGGCGCTGATCGCGCGCGCCGACGCCAACACGAAGGCGCTCGCCGACTGGAAGGCGCGGACGCCCTGGATCGACTTCCTGGCCAAGGATCCCGCGATCCGCTCCAACACCTCGGTGTGCCTGAAGTTCACCGATCCCGCGATCACCTCGCTTCCATCAGATGCCCAGGCCGACTTCTGCAAGAAGCTGGTCGCGCTGGTGGAGAAGGAGAACGCCGGCTTCGACTTCGCGTATTACCGCGATGCGCCGGCGGGACTGCGGATCTGGTGCGGCGCCACCGTTGAGGCAAAGGACGTCGAACTGCTGACGCAGTGGATCGACTGGGCTTTTGCGGAGACCAAGGCCGCGCTGCCGAAGGCGGCATAA
- the serA gene encoding phosphoglycerate dehydrogenase has translation MTKPKVLISDALSPAAVQIFKDRGVEVDFQPNLGKDKDKLAEIIGNYDGLAIRSATKATAKIIEKATKLKVIGRAGIGVDNVEIPAATAKGIIVMNTPFGNSITTAEHAITLMLALAREIPQADASTQAGKWEKNRFMGVEITAKTLGVIGCGNIGSIVADRALGLRMKVIAFDPFLSPERAKDIGVEKVELDDLLKRADFITLHTPLTEKTRNVIDAAAIAKMKKGVRIINCARGGLVDEQALVDALNSKHVAGAAFDVFVEEPATSNVLFGHPNVICTPHLGASTTEAQENVALQVAEQMSDYLLSGAISNAVNFPSITAEEAPKLKPFIELAEKLGSFAGQLTESGILKTTITYEGHVAEMKIKAITSAVLSGLLRPMLGEVNVVSAPVVAKERGMVVDEVVRAAQSDYESLITVTVTTERQERSVSGTVYADGKPRLVDIKGIRVDAEFGKSMIYVTNEDKPGFIGAFASLLGDAKINIATFHLGRVKQGGDAIALVEVDGAVPAELLAKVQSLPQVKQAKALTF, from the coding sequence ATGACAAAACCCAAGGTTCTGATTTCCGACGCGCTGTCTCCCGCCGCCGTGCAGATCTTCAAGGATCGCGGCGTCGAGGTCGACTTCCAGCCCAACCTCGGCAAGGACAAGGACAAGCTGGCCGAGATCATCGGCAACTATGATGGTCTTGCGATCCGCTCGGCCACCAAGGCGACCGCCAAGATCATCGAGAAGGCGACGAAGCTGAAGGTGATCGGCCGCGCCGGCATCGGCGTCGACAATGTCGAGATTCCGGCCGCGACCGCCAAGGGCATCATCGTGATGAACACGCCGTTCGGCAATTCGATCACGACCGCCGAGCACGCCATCACTTTGATGCTGGCGCTGGCGCGCGAGATCCCGCAGGCCGACGCCTCGACCCAGGCCGGCAAGTGGGAGAAGAACCGCTTCATGGGCGTCGAGATCACCGCCAAGACGCTCGGGGTGATCGGCTGCGGCAATATCGGCTCGATCGTCGCCGACCGCGCCCTCGGCCTGCGCATGAAGGTGATCGCGTTCGATCCGTTCCTGTCGCCGGAGCGCGCCAAGGACATCGGCGTCGAGAAGGTCGAGCTCGACGATCTGCTCAAGCGCGCCGACTTCATTACGCTGCACACGCCGCTGACCGAGAAGACCCGCAACGTCATCGACGCGGCCGCGATCGCCAAGATGAAGAAGGGCGTGCGCATCATCAACTGCGCCCGCGGCGGCCTGGTCGACGAGCAGGCGCTGGTCGATGCGCTCAATTCCAAGCATGTCGCCGGTGCCGCCTTCGACGTGTTCGTCGAGGAGCCGGCGACCTCGAACGTGCTGTTCGGTCATCCCAACGTGATCTGCACCCCGCATCTCGGCGCCTCCACCACCGAGGCGCAGGAGAACGTCGCGCTGCAGGTTGCCGAGCAGATGTCGGACTATCTGCTGTCGGGCGCGATCTCCAACGCGGTCAACTTCCCCTCGATCACCGCGGAAGAGGCGCCGAAGCTGAAGCCGTTCATCGAGCTCGCCGAGAAGCTCGGCTCGTTCGCCGGCCAGCTCACCGAGAGCGGCATCCTCAAGACCACGATCACCTATGAGGGCCACGTCGCCGAGATGAAGATCAAGGCGATCACCTCGGCGGTGCTGTCCGGCCTGCTGCGGCCGATGCTGGGCGAGGTCAACGTGGTCTCGGCGCCTGTTGTCGCCAAGGAGCGCGGCATGGTGGTGGATGAGGTCGTCCGCGCAGCGCAGAGCGACTATGAAAGCCTGATCACGGTCACCGTCACCACCGAGCGTCAGGAGCGTTCGGTGTCCGGCACCGTCTATGCCGACGGCAAGCCGCGCCTCGTCGACATCAAGGGCATCCGCGTCGACGCCGAGTTCGGCAAGTCGATGATCTACGTCACCAATGAGGACAAGCCGGGCTTCATCGGCGCGTTCGCGAGCCTCTTGGGTGATGCGAAAATCAATATCGCGACCTTCCATCTCGGCCGCGTCAAGCAGGGCGGCGACGCCATTGCGCTGGTCGAGGTGGACGGCGCGGTGCCGGCGGAGCTGCTCGCCAAGGTGCAATCGCTGCCGCAGGTGAAGCAGGCCAAGGCGCTGACTTTCTGA
- a CDS encoding acetyl-CoA C-acyltransferase translates to MREAVIVSYARTGLAKSGRGGFNITPPMSLAGHAIKHAVERAGVDKDYVEDCYLGNCAHGAPNIGRQAALLAGLPKTTAGVSVNRFCSSGLQTIAMAANSIRSDGSDCIVAGGVESISIPGGGSPKESIDPDLLKTAPDIFMAMIDTADIVAERYKVSREYQDEYSLESQRRMAAAQQANKFKDEIVPMKTKMKVVDKATKAESIVDYVVDRDECNRPETTLEGLAKLEPVKGPGKFVTAGNASQLSDGAAAVVLMEAKDAEKRGLNPLGRFVAWASAGCEPDEMGIGPVFAVPKLLKRHGLKIDDIDLWELNEAFASQCLYSRDQLGIDPEKYNVNGGSIAIGHPFGMTGARLTGHLLQEGRRRKAKWGVVTMCIGGGQGGAGLFEIYS, encoded by the coding sequence ATGCGTGAAGCCGTAATCGTTTCCTACGCGCGCACCGGCCTGGCGAAGTCCGGCCGTGGCGGATTCAACATCACCCCGCCGATGTCGCTGGCCGGGCATGCCATCAAGCACGCGGTCGAGCGCGCCGGCGTCGACAAGGACTATGTCGAGGATTGCTATCTCGGCAATTGCGCGCATGGCGCGCCGAACATCGGCCGCCAGGCGGCGCTGCTCGCCGGCCTGCCGAAGACGACCGCGGGCGTCTCGGTCAACCGCTTCTGCTCGTCGGGCCTGCAGACCATCGCGATGGCCGCCAACTCGATCCGTTCCGACGGCTCCGATTGCATCGTCGCCGGCGGCGTCGAAAGCATCTCGATTCCCGGCGGCGGCTCGCCGAAGGAATCGATCGATCCGGACCTGCTCAAGACCGCGCCCGACATCTTCATGGCGATGATCGACACCGCCGACATCGTCGCTGAGCGCTACAAGGTCAGCCGTGAATACCAGGACGAGTATTCGCTGGAGTCGCAGCGCCGCATGGCGGCGGCGCAGCAGGCCAACAAGTTCAAGGACGAAATCGTCCCGATGAAGACCAAGATGAAGGTGGTCGACAAGGCGACCAAGGCCGAGTCGATCGTCGACTACGTCGTCGATCGCGACGAGTGCAACCGCCCCGAGACTACGCTGGAAGGCCTTGCAAAGCTCGAACCGGTGAAGGGCCCGGGCAAGTTCGTCACCGCCGGCAATGCCAGCCAGCTGTCCGACGGCGCCGCCGCAGTGGTGCTGATGGAAGCCAAGGATGCCGAGAAGCGCGGCCTCAACCCGCTCGGCCGCTTCGTCGCCTGGGCCTCGGCCGGCTGCGAGCCCGACGAGATGGGCATCGGTCCGGTGTTCGCCGTGCCGAAGCTGCTGAAGCGCCACGGCCTGAAGATCGATGACATCGATCTCTGGGAGCTCAACGAGGCCTTCGCCAGCCAGTGCCTCTATTCGCGCGACCAGCTCGGCATCGATCCCGAGAAGTACAACGTCAACGGCGGCTCGATCGCGATCGGCCATCCGTTCGGCATGACCGGCGCCCGGCTCACCGGCCACCTGCTGCAGGAGGGCCGTCGCCGCAAAGCCAAGTGGGGCGTCGTGACCATGTGCATCGGCGGTGGTCAGGGCGGCGCAGGCCTGTTCGAGATCTACAGCTAA
- a CDS encoding MarR family winged helix-turn-helix transcriptional regulator, translating into MEAAMAKTEPSRCNLTALRKATRRVSQLYDQVLATSGLRGTQRAILVYIRRSGAPTMGELAAALVLDRTALNHNLKPLARDGLLTISVDKNDRRSRLVRLTKRGEARLDESQASWREAQERFESAFGAKQAADLRQTLELIAALEFGERAADLPAS; encoded by the coding sequence TTGGAGGCAGCGATGGCGAAAACGGAACCCAGCCGGTGCAATCTCACGGCGTTGCGTAAGGCGACGCGGCGCGTGTCGCAGCTCTACGATCAGGTGCTTGCGACATCCGGGCTGCGCGGCACGCAGCGCGCCATTCTGGTCTACATCAGACGGTCGGGCGCGCCGACGATGGGCGAACTGGCCGCAGCCCTGGTGCTCGACCGCACGGCGCTCAACCACAACCTCAAGCCGCTGGCGCGCGACGGTCTTTTGACCATCAGCGTCGACAAGAATGATCGCCGCAGCCGCCTGGTGCGGCTGACCAAACGCGGCGAAGCCCGACTTGACGAGTCGCAGGCTTCCTGGCGTGAGGCGCAGGAGCGTTTCGAGAGCGCCTTCGGCGCGAAACAGGCGGCCGATCTCAGGCAGACGCTCGAACTGATCGCCGCACTCGAGTTCGGCGAACGCGCGGCGGATTTGCCGGCGTCATAA
- a CDS encoding MFS transporter, with the protein MSEIEAETIGLAIGTDARPRSRVATPRQVLAIVSVGICLANLDLFIVNVGLPNIAQEFRGASLEDLSWILNGYAIVYAALLVFFGRLAERHSRNLSFLLGVALFTAASAACALAPNVEVLVAARIAQAAGAALMTPTSIGLLLASFPPDQRAGAVRTWTAIGGLAAALGPLAGGVLVTFDWRWIFIVNVPIGVVALIVGWLKLPEVPGHDVPRPSSWAALLVTCGIGALTLAIVKANDWGWSSRGTVLGFAIAAVALAAFAWHCLKSKNPFVDPALFKVRPFTGATFVMAPYSAAFGAMLLSVALWEQTVWGWSALKAGLAIAPGPLLVPFTSLLFARRLIARFGAAAVVSAGIAAFAGGLAIWATLLGGDPDMPAFVVGMMLTGIGVGLTFPTLMGVGAGALPPSSFATGSGVINMIRQAALAIGVAIFVAILATPVSMTERIAAFHRGWWIMIAITIAGFVPNYLFIRRKADR; encoded by the coding sequence ATGTCGGAGATCGAGGCGGAGACGATCGGGCTGGCGATCGGAACTGACGCGCGGCCGCGATCCCGCGTCGCAACCCCGCGCCAGGTGCTCGCGATCGTATCGGTGGGCATCTGCCTCGCAAATCTCGACCTGTTCATCGTCAATGTCGGGTTGCCGAACATCGCGCAGGAATTCCGCGGCGCCTCGCTGGAGGATCTGTCCTGGATCCTCAATGGCTATGCGATCGTGTATGCTGCGTTGCTGGTGTTTTTCGGCCGGTTGGCGGAGCGCCACAGTCGCAATCTGAGCTTCCTGCTCGGCGTCGCGCTGTTCACGGCCGCATCGGCGGCCTGCGCGCTTGCGCCCAACGTCGAAGTGCTGGTCGCCGCCCGCATCGCGCAGGCCGCCGGCGCGGCATTGATGACCCCGACCTCGATCGGCCTGCTGCTGGCGTCGTTTCCACCCGACCAGCGCGCCGGGGCGGTGCGGACCTGGACGGCGATCGGCGGCCTTGCCGCTGCGCTCGGGCCGCTGGCGGGCGGCGTGCTCGTCACCTTCGACTGGCGCTGGATCTTCATCGTCAATGTCCCGATCGGTGTGGTCGCGCTCATCGTCGGCTGGCTGAAATTGCCGGAAGTGCCCGGCCACGATGTGCCGCGTCCGAGTTCATGGGCGGCGCTGCTGGTCACCTGCGGCATCGGCGCGCTGACCCTTGCGATCGTGAAGGCCAATGACTGGGGCTGGAGTTCGCGCGGCACCGTGCTTGGCTTTGCCATCGCGGCCGTCGCGCTCGCGGCCTTTGCGTGGCACTGCCTCAAGTCGAAGAACCCCTTCGTCGATCCGGCCCTGTTCAAGGTGCGGCCGTTCACCGGGGCGACGTTTGTCATGGCGCCATACTCGGCGGCCTTCGGCGCGATGCTGTTGTCGGTGGCGTTGTGGGAGCAAACCGTGTGGGGCTGGTCGGCGCTGAAGGCTGGCCTTGCGATCGCGCCGGGGCCGCTGCTTGTCCCGTTCACCTCGTTGTTGTTTGCCCGCCGCCTGATCGCCCGATTTGGCGCCGCGGCCGTCGTATCCGCCGGGATCGCAGCGTTCGCGGGCGGCCTTGCGATCTGGGCGACGTTGCTTGGAGGCGACCCCGACATGCCTGCCTTTGTGGTCGGCATGATGCTCACCGGTATCGGCGTCGGGCTGACCTTTCCGACCCTGATGGGCGTCGGCGCGGGCGCGCTGCCGCCATCGTCGTTCGCCACCGGCTCCGGCGTCATCAACATGATCCGGCAGGCTGCGCTCGCGATCGGCGTCGCGATCTTTGTCGCGATCCTGGCAACGCCGGTCTCGATGACCGAGCGGATCGCGGCGTTTCATCGCGGCTGGTGGATCATGATCGCGATCACCATTGCCGGCTTCGTGCCGAATTACCTGTTCATCCGGCGCAAGGCGGATCGCTAG
- a CDS encoding mucoidy inhibitor MuiA family protein, which yields MRMIANCLVTTSLVLAGALVSGPLHAADLDAASQVDAVTVYPDGASVTRVITLDLPAGDNTLVAKDFPMGLDPSSLRVEGEGAGRLTIGAIDARPPRPVQPANLPEIDKRIEALRDQREDLQGIITSAEARRKFAEHFAEASPVGIGEKGEARPVSEWRAAFSAVGDEVATADTAIRDAARKQRDIDREIARLEADRAAKPPSKLEVRIELASAAATRATLRVTYAVRNARWMPIYDARLDTGAKDRKPAIELVRRAEITQSTGEDWSNVALAVSTVRVARGGNAPDLNSLIVHYPLPPQPKSAGLMSDSARVRSALAPAPAQEAVQQFRFGAGRTDELEAAPEVSAFQATFKIPGRVSVSANEGAKSLRISTATIAPDLAIRAVPVIDPTAFLEASFVQADDAPLLPGQVSIYRDGIFVGRSRMATAAKDETVRLGFGADDKVKIERTVVKRNEGSAGLIVTTSKTDERAFKTTVRNGHDFPIKVAIQDQLPVSENDEIVVEMLPSSTPATTTNLRDKRGVLEWAFEAKAGEVRDVNFAWRMRWPKDKGVVMVPAG from the coding sequence ATGCGAATGATTGCGAATTGTCTCGTGACCACCAGCCTGGTGCTGGCGGGTGCGCTGGTTTCCGGGCCGCTGCATGCGGCCGATCTCGACGCGGCGTCGCAGGTCGACGCCGTCACCGTCTATCCCGATGGCGCGAGCGTCACCCGCGTCATCACGCTGGACCTGCCCGCCGGTGACAACACGCTGGTCGCGAAGGATTTCCCGATGGGCCTCGATCCGTCCTCGCTGCGGGTCGAAGGCGAGGGAGCCGGCAGGCTGACGATCGGGGCCATCGACGCGCGGCCGCCGCGCCCGGTGCAGCCGGCGAACCTGCCCGAGATCGACAAGCGGATCGAGGCGCTGCGGGATCAGCGCGAGGATCTGCAGGGCATCATCACCTCGGCCGAGGCGCGGCGCAAATTCGCCGAACACTTCGCCGAGGCATCGCCGGTCGGAATCGGCGAGAAGGGCGAGGCGCGTCCGGTCAGCGAGTGGCGCGCCGCGTTCTCGGCGGTCGGGGACGAAGTCGCGACCGCCGACACCGCGATCCGCGACGCCGCGCGCAAGCAGCGCGACATCGACCGCGAGATCGCACGTCTCGAGGCCGATCGCGCCGCCAAGCCGCCGAGCAAGCTCGAGGTGCGGATCGAGCTTGCCTCCGCCGCCGCGACCCGCGCGACATTGCGGGTGACCTACGCGGTGCGCAACGCGCGCTGGATGCCGATCTACGACGCCCGTCTCGACACCGGCGCCAAGGACCGCAAGCCGGCGATCGAGCTGGTGCGCCGCGCCGAGATCACCCAGTCGACCGGCGAAGACTGGTCGAACGTCGCGCTCGCCGTCTCCACCGTGCGCGTCGCCCGCGGCGGCAACGCGCCCGATCTCAATTCGCTGATCGTGCATTATCCGCTGCCGCCGCAGCCGAAGTCGGCAGGTCTGATGTCCGACAGCGCGCGGGTGCGGTCTGCGCTCGCGCCGGCGCCCGCTCAGGAGGCAGTCCAGCAGTTCCGCTTTGGTGCGGGGCGCACCGACGAACTGGAAGCCGCGCCCGAGGTGAGCGCCTTCCAGGCAACTTTCAAGATTCCGGGCCGCGTCAGCGTCTCCGCCAATGAAGGTGCCAAGAGCCTGCGCATCTCGACGGCGACCATCGCCCCTGATCTGGCCATCCGCGCCGTCCCGGTGATCGATCCGACCGCATTCCTGGAGGCGAGCTTCGTGCAGGCCGACGATGCGCCGTTGCTGCCGGGGCAGGTCTCGATCTATCGCGACGGCATCTTTGTCGGCCGCAGCCGGATGGCCACCGCCGCCAAGGACGAGACCGTGCGGCTCGGCTTCGGCGCCGACGACAAGGTCAAGATCGAGCGCACGGTGGTGAAGCGCAATGAAGGCTCGGCCGGCCTGATCGTGACGACGTCGAAGACCGACGAGCGCGCGTTCAAGACCACGGTGCGCAACGGCCACGACTTCCCGATCAAGGTCGCGATCCAGGATCAGCTCCCGGTCAGCGAGAACGACGAAATCGTGGTCGAGATGCTGCCATCCTCGACGCCGGCGACCACCACCAATCTGCGCGACAAGCGCGGGGTGCTGGAATGGGCGTTCGAGGCCAAGGCCGGCGAAGTCCGTGACGTCAATTTCGCCTGGCGGATGCGCTGGCCCAAGGACAAGGGCGTCGTGATGGTGCCGGCGGGCTGA
- a CDS encoding esterase-like activity of phytase family protein, producing the protein MRLSLLCSVASILLATSALAQSEGEFPATLAGHAVMPAESFIDAPADAPNDLKTSGKYTTGKRVDAIGTVMGKSYERPTGVSLPFKGQPLQGHSGIKAMPDGSFWVITDNGMGSRYNSADSMLYLNRYKMDWANGKIERQETVFLHDPDKKVPFRIVHEDTAKRYLTGADFDTEGFQIINDTFWIGDEFGPYILKADKTGKILAVFETVADGKPVRSPDHWAVQSPGAPGASYTNVNLRRSKGYEGFASSKDGKFLYGLLEGPLWDADKKDWEKVDGKEASRILEFDVAAEKFTGRYWQYVFEQNGNAIGDFNMIDPAQGLVIERDNGEGTADKACPQGQRGEHCFPDLAKFKRVYKIELSDANVGKPVRKIAYIDLLKIRDPNKKARKPLNEGVYTFPFFTIENVDRVDETHIIVGNDNNLPFSSSRDPNKADDDEFMLLEVGDFLKAK; encoded by the coding sequence ATGCGCCTGTCATTGCTCTGTTCCGTCGCCTCGATCCTGCTCGCCACATCGGCGTTGGCGCAGAGCGAGGGCGAATTCCCGGCGACCCTGGCAGGACACGCCGTGATGCCGGCGGAGAGCTTCATCGACGCTCCCGCCGACGCCCCGAACGATCTGAAAACCTCGGGCAAGTACACCACCGGCAAGCGCGTCGACGCCATCGGCACCGTGATGGGCAAGTCCTACGAGCGGCCGACCGGCGTGTCGCTGCCGTTCAAGGGCCAGCCGCTGCAGGGCCATTCCGGCATCAAGGCGATGCCGGACGGCTCGTTCTGGGTGATCACCGACAACGGCATGGGTTCGCGCTACAACTCGGCGGACTCGATGCTGTATCTGAACCGCTACAAGATGGACTGGGCGAACGGCAAGATCGAGCGCCAGGAGACCGTGTTCCTGCACGACCCCGACAAGAAGGTGCCGTTCCGCATCGTGCATGAGGACACCGCCAAGCGCTATTTGACCGGCGCGGACTTCGACACCGAGGGCTTCCAGATCATCAACGACACATTCTGGATCGGCGACGAGTTCGGGCCCTACATCCTCAAGGCCGACAAGACCGGCAAGATCCTCGCCGTGTTCGAGACGGTCGCCGACGGCAAGCCGGTGCGCTCGCCGGATCACTGGGCCGTGCAGTCGCCCGGCGCACCCGGCGCTTCCTACACCAACGTCAATCTGCGCCGCTCCAAGGGTTATGAGGGCTTTGCCTCCTCCAAGGACGGCAAGTTTCTCTACGGCCTGCTCGAAGGGCCGCTGTGGGATGCCGACAAGAAGGATTGGGAGAAGGTCGACGGCAAGGAAGCCTCGCGCATCCTGGAATTCGACGTCGCGGCCGAGAAGTTCACCGGACGCTATTGGCAATATGTGTTCGAGCAGAACGGCAATGCGATCGGCGACTTCAACATGATCGATCCGGCCCAGGGCCTGGTGATCGAGCGCGACAATGGCGAAGGCACCGCCGACAAGGCCTGTCCGCAGGGCCAGCGCGGCGAGCACTGCTTCCCGGACCTCGCCAAGTTCAAGCGCGTCTACAAGATCGAGCTGTCCGATGCCAATGTCGGCAAACCGGTACGCAAGATCGCCTATATCGACCTCTTGAAGATCCGCGATCCGAACAAGAAGGCCCGCAAGCCGCTGAACGAGGGCGTCTACACCTTCCCGTTCTTCACCATCGAGAACGTCGACCGCGTCGACGAGACCCACATCATCGTCGGCAACGACAACAATCTGCCGTTCTCCTCGAGCCGCGACCCGAACAAGGCCGATGACGACGAGTTCATGCTGCTCGAAGTCGGCGACTTCCTGAAGGCCAAGTGA